The Virgibacillus sp. MSP4-1 genome has a segment encoding these proteins:
- the cls gene encoding cardiolipin synthase, whose protein sequence is MIFIIISLVFIFLLFFIWLDLYLGQKSHFKHSQSLSFPLSSAQVKLFQSGHSLYDDMFRAIKDAKKEINLQFYIVKRDEVGEKLLDLLEDKAQEGIAVKLLVDRLGGYQFGPSTLKRLRNAGVDFAFSSRPGFPYLFYKLNRRNHRKIVVIDGNLAYTGGFNIGREYVGKDTNFNHWRDYHLKLYGKAAHHLQQVYQADWQESAGPVEVYEPELKEENQEVKIMATDGRDLESTFFQFLNSAREEVIIGSPYFIPSKTLLSGIRAALNKGVSIKILVPMKADHPLVKEGGIPYLFDLKKAGAEVRLFDQGFYHGKLIVVDDKLCDIGTANFDRRSLFLNKEVNAILYDRGFIQEVRGKYMEDFNASVELSEKWYRQLSWTTKRVKIPLARLMRRWL, encoded by the coding sequence TTGATATTTATAATCATAAGCCTTGTATTTATATTCCTTCTATTTTTTATCTGGCTTGACCTTTATTTGGGTCAAAAAAGTCATTTTAAACATTCACAGTCTCTTTCATTTCCCTTGTCCAGCGCCCAGGTAAAGCTTTTTCAATCGGGACACTCTTTATATGATGATATGTTCCGCGCGATTAAGGATGCAAAAAAGGAGATTAATCTGCAGTTTTATATCGTGAAGCGTGATGAAGTCGGTGAAAAGCTCCTGGACCTGCTGGAAGATAAAGCACAGGAAGGGATTGCCGTGAAACTTTTAGTGGACCGTCTCGGCGGCTATCAATTTGGACCGTCCACCCTTAAACGGCTGCGAAATGCAGGCGTTGACTTTGCCTTCAGTTCAAGACCGGGATTTCCTTATTTATTTTATAAATTGAACCGGCGAAATCATCGGAAAATCGTCGTCATTGACGGGAATCTCGCCTACACTGGCGGATTTAACATCGGCCGTGAGTATGTAGGCAAAGATACGAATTTTAATCATTGGCGCGATTATCATTTGAAATTATACGGGAAGGCCGCCCATCACCTGCAGCAGGTATATCAGGCGGACTGGCAGGAAAGTGCAGGTCCTGTGGAAGTCTATGAGCCCGAGTTAAAAGAGGAAAATCAGGAAGTCAAAATCATGGCAACAGACGGACGCGATCTTGAAAGCACATTTTTTCAATTTCTCAATTCTGCCCGTGAAGAAGTCATCATCGGTTCGCCTTATTTTATTCCGAGCAAAACCCTTCTTAGCGGGATCAGAGCTGCTCTTAACAAGGGAGTATCCATTAAAATACTTGTACCGATGAAGGCTGATCATCCACTTGTGAAAGAGGGAGGCATCCCTTATTTGTTTGACCTGAAAAAAGCCGGTGCAGAAGTCCGGCTGTTCGATCAGGGCTTCTACCACGGAAAATTAATTGTCGTGGATGACAAATTGTGCGACATCGGCACCGCCAACTTTGACCGGCGCAGCCTGTTCCTGAATAAAGAAGTCAATGCGATTTTATATGACCGAGGCTTTATTCAGGAGGTCAGAGGCAAATATATGGAGGACTTTAACGCAAGTGTGGAGCTCAGTGAAAAATGGTACAGACAGCTGAGCTGGACGACTAAAAGAGTGAAGATCCCGCTCGCACGTCTGATGCGGCGGTGGCTGTGA
- a CDS encoding (Fe-S)-binding protein, with the protein MNTLEVINWILFLAVTVYALGLFVQVVRTRIAYIKMGRKVEIDKAWKERINKVMVNVFGQKKLLKDKKSGTIHVMMFYGFLLVQFGAIDFIWKGLATGSHLPLGFLYPGFTFFQELVTLMILIAVIWAFYRRYIEKLVRLKRGFKAGLVLIFIGTLMLSVLLGNGMEIVWHGEELTWTEPVASGIAAAFAWMSPTAAAVVFFVAWWIHLIALLSFLVYVPQSKHAHLLAAPTNVFLSRNDPPGKLSKIDFNIDEEDEEDVSFGVGKIEDFDQLQMIDFYACVECGRCTNVCPAAGSGKMLSPMDLIVKLRDHLTEKGAVVTGKSPWVPSYAFAGTEGNQLAKMAKEGYSGQDEAAATIEAMESTNLIGDVITEEELWACTTCRNCEDACPVMNEHVDKIIDLRRYLVLTEGKMDPDAQRAMMNIERQGNPWGLSKKERQNWRDADENLYVPTVKELKKEEEDFEYLFWVGAMGSYDNRSQKIVQDFARLMNKAGVKFAILGNKERNSGDTARRLGNEFLFQELAEKNIKDFEKNGVKKIVTTDPHAYNVFKNEYPDFGLEAEVYHHTEFLAKLVEEGRLTPEHEVKERITYHDSCYLGRYNEVYEEPRDVLKAIPGVTVVEMERSRENSMCCGAGGGLMWTEEKTGNRVNVARTEQALETDPNTIASACPFCLTMLSDGTKAKEVEEDVSTMDVAEVLAKSIFGDEKEEKTAS; encoded by the coding sequence ATGAATACACTGGAAGTCATCAATTGGATTTTATTTTTAGCTGTAACCGTTTACGCATTAGGGTTGTTTGTTCAGGTGGTTCGCACCCGAATTGCCTATATTAAAATGGGCAGAAAAGTGGAAATTGACAAGGCCTGGAAGGAACGCATCAACAAAGTCATGGTGAATGTGTTTGGCCAGAAGAAGCTGCTGAAGGATAAAAAGTCAGGGACTATACACGTCATGATGTTTTACGGCTTCCTTCTCGTTCAGTTTGGGGCCATTGATTTTATCTGGAAGGGACTGGCCACAGGGTCTCATCTACCGCTTGGATTTTTGTATCCTGGCTTTACCTTTTTCCAGGAACTTGTAACCTTAATGATTCTGATTGCCGTTATCTGGGCGTTTTATCGCCGTTATATTGAAAAGCTTGTCCGCCTGAAGAGAGGTTTTAAAGCAGGACTCGTACTCATTTTTATTGGAACTTTAATGTTGTCCGTATTACTTGGAAATGGAATGGAGATTGTCTGGCATGGCGAGGAGCTTACATGGACTGAACCTGTTGCATCAGGCATTGCCGCAGCATTCGCGTGGATGAGCCCAACAGCAGCAGCGGTTGTGTTCTTTGTAGCCTGGTGGATCCATTTAATCGCATTGTTGTCATTCCTGGTATACGTGCCGCAATCCAAGCACGCACACCTGTTGGCAGCACCGACAAATGTGTTCCTGAGTCGTAATGACCCACCAGGGAAGCTGTCCAAAATCGACTTTAATATTGATGAAGAGGACGAAGAAGACGTTTCCTTTGGTGTTGGAAAAATTGAGGATTTCGATCAGCTCCAGATGATTGATTTTTATGCCTGTGTGGAATGCGGGCGTTGTACAAACGTTTGTCCAGCTGCTGGCAGTGGAAAAATGCTGTCACCAATGGACCTGATTGTAAAATTAAGAGACCATCTTACGGAAAAAGGTGCAGTGGTCACAGGTAAATCACCATGGGTTCCATCCTATGCATTCGCTGGAACAGAAGGAAATCAGCTGGCCAAAATGGCAAAGGAAGGCTACAGTGGCCAGGATGAAGCCGCTGCAACTATTGAAGCCATGGAATCAACAAACCTGATTGGCGATGTGATCACTGAAGAAGAACTATGGGCTTGCACAACCTGCCGTAACTGTGAGGATGCCTGCCCGGTGATGAACGAGCACGTGGACAAAATCATTGACCTTCGTCGTTATCTGGTTTTGACAGAAGGAAAAATGGATCCGGATGCTCAGCGTGCCATGATGAATATTGAGCGTCAGGGTAACCCTTGGGGACTATCCAAGAAGGAGCGTCAGAACTGGCGTGATGCCGATGAGAATCTTTATGTGCCAACTGTAAAAGAGCTTAAGAAGGAAGAGGAAGACTTCGAATATCTTTTCTGGGTTGGCGCGATGGGATCTTACGACAACCGCAGTCAAAAGATTGTTCAGGATTTTGCCCGTCTTATGAATAAGGCTGGTGTGAAATTCGCCATTCTTGGAAACAAAGAGCGTAACTCCGGAGACACAGCCCGTCGTCTGGGGAATGAATTTTTATTCCAGGAGCTGGCAGAGAAAAACATTAAGGATTTCGAGAAAAATGGCGTGAAAAAGATTGTCACAACAGACCCTCACGCATACAACGTCTTTAAAAATGAATATCCGGATTTCGGTTTGGAGGCCGAAGTTTACCATCATACCGAATTCCTGGCAAAGCTTGTGGAAGAAGGACGCCTAACCCCTGAACATGAGGTGAAAGAACGTATTACCTACCACGACTCCTGTTACTTGGGACGCTACAACGAGGTTTATGAAGAACCCCGTGACGTACTAAAAGCCATCCCTGGTGTAACAGTGGTGGAAATGGAGCGCAGCAGGGAGAATTCCATGTGCTGTGGTGCTGGCGGAGGACTGATGTGGACAGAAGAGAAAACCGGAAATCGTGTGAATGTTGCCCGTACAGAACAGGCACTGGAAACCGATCCAAATACGATCGCAAGTGCATGTCCATTCTGTCTGACGATGTTAAGCGACGGAACGAAGGCAAAAGAAGTGGAAGAGGATGTGAGCACAATGGATGTAGCTGAAGTGTTAGCCAAGTCCATTTTCGGAGACGAAAAAGAGGAAAAAACCGCTTCATAA
- a CDS encoding acetyl-CoA C-acetyltransferase gives MARSVIVSGSRTPFGKLGGALSSLTASKLGGTAIKAALEQAGYSPENVDEVIMGSVLQGGQGQIPSRQAAREAGLPWEVKTETINKVCASGLRSVTLADQIIRAGDEEVIIAGGMESMSQAPYFLPKARFGMRMGDQKVVDMMVHDGLTCSFAGVHMGTYGNKTAQEYGLTREAQDEWAYRSHQRAAQAIEAGRLAEEIVPVEIPQRKGEPVVVDTDEAPRKDTSVEKLSKLKPAFDKDGTITAGNAPGVNDGAGAMLLMSDERAKQEGYTPMATILAHDEVAVEAENFPQTPGLVINSLLKKSGKTLEDIDLFEINEAFAAVALASGKIADVDPEKVNVNGGAVALGHPIGASGARILLTLIYELKRRGGGLGIAAICSGGGQGDAVLVDVPKS, from the coding sequence ATGGCAAGAAGCGTTATTGTGTCAGGGTCCAGAACACCTTTTGGCAAACTAGGGGGAGCTTTAAGTTCTCTTACAGCCTCAAAACTGGGAGGAACAGCGATTAAGGCTGCACTTGAGCAAGCTGGCTATTCGCCGGAAAACGTTGATGAGGTCATTATGGGAAGCGTTCTTCAGGGAGGACAGGGTCAGATTCCTTCACGTCAGGCGGCCAGAGAAGCAGGCCTTCCCTGGGAGGTCAAAACGGAAACCATTAACAAAGTGTGCGCCTCAGGTCTCCGCAGCGTAACGTTAGCCGACCAGATCATTCGAGCAGGAGATGAAGAGGTTATTATCGCCGGTGGTATGGAAAGTATGAGCCAGGCCCCTTACTTCTTACCAAAGGCAAGATTTGGCATGCGAATGGGGGATCAGAAGGTTGTCGACATGATGGTTCATGATGGATTAACCTGCTCATTCGCCGGAGTTCACATGGGCACGTATGGCAATAAGACCGCACAGGAATACGGGCTCACTCGTGAAGCTCAGGATGAATGGGCCTACCGCAGTCACCAACGGGCTGCCCAGGCAATAGAAGCAGGAAGGCTTGCAGAGGAAATTGTCCCCGTGGAAATCCCGCAGCGCAAGGGTGAACCTGTTGTTGTGGACACCGATGAAGCTCCAAGAAAAGACACCTCCGTAGAAAAACTTAGCAAACTGAAACCAGCCTTCGATAAAGATGGAACCATCACAGCCGGAAATGCGCCGGGCGTCAACGATGGAGCAGGTGCGATGCTGCTTATGTCAGATGAACGAGCGAAACAGGAAGGATACACTCCGATGGCCACGATTCTTGCTCATGATGAGGTTGCTGTGGAAGCCGAAAATTTCCCGCAGACACCCGGATTAGTCATTAACTCCTTACTGAAAAAATCGGGCAAAACCCTGGAGGATATTGATCTGTTCGAAATCAATGAGGCCTTTGCTGCCGTCGCCCTTGCCAGTGGAAAAATTGCCGATGTGGACCCGGAGAAGGTCAATGTCAATGGTGGCGCTGTTGCCCTTGGACACCCAATCGGAGCGAGTGGTGCCCGGATTCTATTAACCTTAATCTATGAATTAAAGCGACGTGGTGGCGGACTGGGTATCGCAGCCATCTGTTCCGGAGGCGGCCAGGGTGATGCCGTGCTGGTAGACGTACCGAAGTCCTAG